A genome region from Sphingorhabdus sp. SMR4y includes the following:
- a CDS encoding cytochrome c oxidase subunit 3, with protein MAGAKNHDYHILPPDIWPLVGSFSAFVMAIGGIRWMHSDIYAFGPLLFAIGTSAVALTFYAWWSNVIKEAHAGDHTPVVQLHLRYGMILFIASEVMFFVGWFWAWFDFSLFPQPIELVDGITTNYIGQEGAAALLQWPPKGIEVLNAFELPLLNTMILLCSGTTITWAHHSLLHGDRKSMITGLWLTIILGVLFSFIQAYEYSVAPFPFAGINYSSAFYMATGFHGFHVLVGTIFLIVCLARAYKGHFTPKQHFGFEAAAWYWHFVDVVWLFLFVVVYVWGGWGAPVH; from the coding sequence ATGGCCGGTGCCAAAAATCATGATTATCACATTCTGCCGCCAGACATCTGGCCGCTAGTCGGTTCGTTTTCTGCCTTTGTCATGGCCATTGGCGGCATTCGCTGGATGCACAGCGATATCTATGCATTCGGCCCGCTGCTCTTCGCGATCGGCACATCGGCTGTCGCGCTGACTTTCTATGCATGGTGGTCCAACGTGATCAAGGAAGCCCACGCCGGCGACCATACGCCGGTGGTGCAGTTGCATCTGCGTTACGGCATGATCCTGTTCATCGCGTCGGAAGTCATGTTCTTCGTCGGCTGGTTCTGGGCCTGGTTCGATTTCTCGCTGTTCCCTCAGCCGATCGAACTGGTTGATGGCATTACCACCAACTATATCGGCCAGGAGGGTGCTGCGGCGCTGCTGCAATGGCCGCCCAAGGGCATTGAGGTTCTCAATGCTTTCGAACTGCCGCTGCTCAACACGATGATCCTGTTGTGCTCCGGCACCACGATCACCTGGGCGCACCACTCGCTGCTGCATGGCGACCGCAAGAGCATGATCACCGGCCTGTGGCTGACGATCATTCTGGGTGTTTTGTTCTCTTTCATCCAGGCCTATGAATATAGCGTAGCGCCATTCCCGTTCGCCGGAATCAATTACAGCTCGGCTTTCTACATGGCGACCGGTTTCCACGGCTTCCACGTTCTGGTCGGTACGATCTTCCTGATCGTCTGTCTGGCCCGGGCCTATAAGGGCCACTTCACCCCGAAACAGCATTTCGGTTTTGAAGCGGCTGCCTGGTACTGGCATTTTGTCGATGTGGTCTGGTTGTTCCTGTTCGTCGTCGTCTATGTCTGGGGCGGCTGGGGCGCACCGGTCCACTAG
- a CDS encoding cytochrome c oxidase assembly protein produces MTTAQATLSNKNRRSGMMAALMGLGMLGLGFAAVPLYDVFCRVTGYGGTTQRVDAAQAATVQTSSQVMSIRFDSNVNSALPWSFKPEQAVDHVTVGARDMAIFIATNNGDEPVVGTATFNVTPLLAGQYFNKVQCFCFSEQVLKPGETVRMPVLYYVDPAIMDDPETKDIKEITLSYTFYRSTDQQALDAGAGDS; encoded by the coding sequence ATGACAACTGCCCAGGCCACTCTCTCGAACAAGAACCGGCGCAGCGGCATGATGGCTGCGCTCATGGGACTGGGCATGCTCGGACTGGGCTTTGCCGCAGTGCCTTTATATGACGTGTTCTGCCGGGTCACCGGCTATGGCGGAACGACGCAGCGAGTCGATGCCGCGCAGGCAGCCACGGTGCAGACCAGCAGTCAGGTGATGTCGATCCGTTTCGATTCCAACGTCAATTCGGCGTTGCCCTGGTCGTTCAAGCCGGAGCAGGCGGTCGATCATGTTACCGTCGGCGCTCGCGACATGGCGATCTTCATTGCGACCAATAACGGCGACGAGCCGGTTGTCGGCACGGCGACATTCAACGTGACGCCGCTGCTGGCCGGTCAATATTTCAACAAGGTCCAGTGTTTCTGCTTCAGCGAGCAGGTCCTGAAGCCGGGAGAAACGGTGCGGATGCCGGTTCTCTATTATGTTGATCCGGCGATCATGGATGATCCGGAAACCAAGGACATCAAGGAAATTACACTTAGCTACACCTTTTACCGTTCAACCGACCAGCAGGCGCTGGACGCCGGTGCGGGCGACAGCTAA
- a CDS encoding glutaminase translates to MSEDNPDWPEILNAVEQAVAPEIGTGKVADYIPALASVDPRKFGLAVALSDGRMETLGDSDEPFSMQSISKIFTLSLALKAVGDRLWDRVGREPSGSPFNSIVQLENEQGIPRNPLINAGAIVTTDHLVEHYCADSDGAEPAVVELLTMLRRLAQDDTIQIDSAVALSEAESGSRNRALAHFMADFGNMANPVEKALAAYFRHCAVAVTCRQLARAALFLAHGGRDPVTGEQVVTRQRCRRILAVMMSSGHYDNSGDFAYRIGLPGKSGVGGGILAVAPGHGTVAVWSPGLNRAGTSRVGGFALEELVRQTGWSVFA, encoded by the coding sequence GTGAGTGAAGACAATCCGGACTGGCCGGAAATTCTCAACGCGGTCGAGCAGGCGGTCGCTCCCGAAATCGGAACCGGCAAGGTCGCTGACTATATTCCGGCGCTGGCCAGTGTCGATCCGCGCAAATTCGGTCTTGCGGTGGCGCTGTCCGATGGACGAATGGAAACGCTTGGCGATTCCGACGAACCCTTTTCCATGCAGAGCATATCCAAGATTTTCACGCTTTCGCTGGCGCTCAAGGCGGTCGGCGACCGGCTGTGGGACCGGGTCGGGCGGGAGCCGTCTGGTTCGCCGTTTAATTCGATCGTCCAGCTGGAAAACGAACAGGGCATACCGCGCAACCCGCTGATCAACGCGGGCGCTATCGTCACCACGGATCATCTGGTCGAACATTATTGCGCCGACAGCGACGGTGCCGAGCCGGCGGTGGTCGAGCTGCTGACGATGTTGCGGCGGCTCGCGCAGGACGACACGATCCAGATCGACAGCGCCGTTGCCCTGTCGGAAGCGGAATCGGGCTCGCGCAACCGTGCGCTGGCACATTTCATGGCGGATTTCGGCAATATGGCCAATCCGGTGGAAAAGGCACTTGCTGCCTATTTTCGCCACTGCGCGGTGGCGGTTACCTGCCGCCAGCTGGCGCGCGCCGCATTGTTCCTGGCCCATGGCGGTCGCGATCCTGTCACCGGCGAGCAGGTCGTGACCCGCCAGCGTTGCCGCCGGATTCTGGCAGTGATGATGTCGAGTGGTCATTATGACAATAGCGGTGATTTTGCCTATCGCATCGGCCTGCCGGGAAAAAGCGGCGTCGGCGGCGGCATATTGGCGGTCGCGCCCGGTCATGGAACGGTAGCGGTCTGGTCGCCCGGCCTGAACCGTGCAGGAACCTCGCGGGTCGGCGGTTTCGCGCTGGAGGAACTGGTGCGGCAGACCGGATGGTCGGTGTTCGCCTGA
- a CDS encoding EVE domain-containing protein: protein MFKADKERNMPQYWLMKSEPDEYGWDDLVAEGEGTWDGVKNAQASNNMKAMKTGDQVFFYHSRQGLDVVGIMEVSEEATADVSTDPDRWVVVKVKPVRKLARSVPLKAMKQNPKLKDLAIIRQTRLSVAPVTAQEWQAILEMAGE from the coding sequence ATGTTCAAAGCAGACAAGGAGCGAAACATGCCGCAATATTGGCTGATGAAATCGGAACCGGACGAATATGGCTGGGATGATCTGGTCGCCGAGGGCGAAGGCACATGGGACGGCGTCAAGAATGCGCAGGCGTCGAACAATATGAAGGCGATGAAGACAGGCGATCAGGTGTTTTTCTATCACTCGCGACAAGGGCTGGATGTGGTCGGCATCATGGAAGTGAGCGAAGAAGCCACAGCTGATGTCTCCACCGACCCGGACCGCTGGGTGGTGGTCAAGGTAAAACCGGTTCGGAAACTGGCCAGATCGGTGCCGCTCAAGGCAATGAAGCAAAATCCCAAGCTGAAAGATCTGGCGATCATCCGGCAGACGCGCTTGTCGGTGGCTCCGGTGACGGCGCAGGAATGGCAGGCGATACTGGAGATGGCGGGTGAGTGA
- a CDS encoding fasciclin domain-containing protein, translated as MFNAPKIILASTLLALVPACSSELSEEEQAILDTRLADEQKPTNLIAVLQANPELSTASTLLGLSGVGAELDSDGSYTAFAATNEVYNTMDSEKLSALMQSDNKDELVSITKYSLVDGKMTSADIAKAIADGDGTASITTLQGDAIKATMDGDKIILEDGAGNMINVTQADIESTNGALHIIDGALMPK; from the coding sequence ATGTTTAACGCCCCCAAAATCATTCTGGCCTCCACTCTCCTGGCATTGGTGCCGGCTTGCTCTTCGGAGCTGAGCGAGGAGGAGCAGGCGATCCTCGACACACGTCTGGCCGACGAACAGAAGCCGACCAATCTGATCGCCGTTCTGCAGGCCAATCCCGAGCTCAGCACCGCGAGCACCTTGCTGGGTCTTTCCGGCGTGGGAGCCGAGCTCGACAGCGATGGATCCTACACCGCTTTTGCAGCGACCAACGAGGTCTATAACACAATGGATTCGGAAAAGCTGAGCGCGTTGATGCAATCGGATAACAAGGATGAACTGGTCAGCATCACGAAATATAGCCTGGTCGATGGCAAGATGACCTCGGCCGACATTGCCAAGGCGATTGCCGATGGCGATGGTACCGCAAGCATCACCACATTGCAGGGCGATGCGATCAAGGCAACCATGGACGGCGACAAGATCATTCTGGAAGATGGCGCCGGCAACATGATCAACGTTACGCAGGCCGATATCGAATCGACCAATGGAGCGCTTCACATCATTGATGGTGCGCTGATGCCCAAATAG
- a CDS encoding class I SAM-dependent methyltransferase: MAETSAAPILMISDPRSDYALVDSGHGRKLERYGKYHFIRPEPQAMWAPASDDWQADGEFIPASDDDGGGRWHLGKNVPAEGWQMDWEEVRFTAQCTPFRHLAYFPDMDPVWRWFRGNLQDVESPQMMNLFGYTGVGTLALSAAGANLVHVDASKKSVTAARDNAALSGMTDRPIRWIIDDAAKFSAREVRRERRYDAILMDPPKYGRGPDGEIWRLEEHLAGLVENCGKLLDGDSRCLFLTVYAVRMSALALGSLLNEKLAHLGGTIEVGELAVREEARGMLLPTAIFARWSA; encoded by the coding sequence ATGGCTGAAACCAGCGCCGCTCCCATATTGATGATCAGCGACCCGCGCAGCGACTATGCGCTGGTTGATTCCGGTCACGGCCGTAAGCTGGAGCGTTACGGCAAATATCATTTCATTCGCCCGGAGCCGCAAGCGATGTGGGCCCCTGCAAGCGACGACTGGCAAGCGGATGGCGAGTTTATTCCCGCATCCGACGACGATGGTGGCGGGCGCTGGCATCTGGGCAAAAATGTTCCGGCCGAAGGCTGGCAGATGGACTGGGAAGAGGTGCGCTTCACCGCCCAGTGCACCCCTTTCCGGCATCTCGCCTATTTTCCCGATATGGACCCGGTCTGGCGCTGGTTCCGGGGCAATTTGCAGGATGTCGAATCGCCGCAGATGATGAATCTCTTCGGCTATACCGGGGTCGGTACGCTGGCGCTCTCGGCAGCCGGCGCCAATCTAGTGCATGTCGATGCATCGAAAAAATCGGTGACCGCTGCACGCGACAATGCGGCGCTGTCCGGCATGACCGATCGTCCGATCCGCTGGATCATCGATGACGCCGCCAAATTTTCCGCCCGGGAAGTCCGGCGCGAACGGCGCTATGATGCGATCCTGATGGATCCGCCAAAATATGGCCGTGGTCCGGATGGTGAAATCTGGCGTCTTGAAGAGCATCTCGCCGGACTGGTCGAGAATTGCGGAAAATTGCTCGATGGCGATAGCCGCTGCCTGTTTCTGACAGTCTATGCTGTACGCATGTCGGCACTCGCGCTCGGATCGCTGCTGAACGAGAAACTGGCCCATCTTGGCGGGACTATCGAGGTCGGAGAGCTGGCCGTCCGGGAAGAAGCCAGGGGCATGCTCCTGCCGACAGCGATTTTTGCGCGCTGGTCGGCCTGA
- a CDS encoding SURF1 family protein, translating into MTRRLPILGTILVLAAVAIMTGLGIWQLQRAEWKNSLLATYAAASDLPAIAYPAVPDEDDAPYFRKSSVNCLEVIGWRSTSGRNASGQSGWAHIAQCRTAGAEGPGAQVVAGWSTRPDNPQWSGGTVDGIIAPDSQYVIRLVASEPVAGLQKSQPPALEDVPNNHMSYAVQWFLFAAIALVIFLLALRGRNKSVAQSGNLS; encoded by the coding sequence ATGACCAGGCGCTTGCCGATCCTCGGGACGATCCTGGTCCTCGCCGCTGTGGCGATCATGACCGGGCTTGGCATCTGGCAGCTGCAGCGGGCCGAATGGAAGAACAGTCTGCTGGCTACCTACGCGGCTGCATCGGATTTGCCCGCTATTGCCTATCCGGCCGTACCCGACGAGGATGACGCGCCCTATTTCCGGAAATCGAGCGTCAACTGTCTGGAAGTCATCGGCTGGCGCTCTACCAGTGGCCGCAACGCCAGCGGCCAGTCGGGATGGGCCCATATTGCCCAGTGCCGCACCGCCGGGGCGGAAGGCCCGGGCGCGCAAGTCGTTGCCGGCTGGTCGACCCGGCCGGACAATCCGCAATGGTCGGGCGGCACGGTTGATGGCATCATTGCCCCGGACAGCCAGTATGTCATCCGTCTTGTGGCCAGCGAACCGGTGGCGGGGCTGCAGAAAAGCCAGCCGCCGGCGCTGGAAGATGTTCCCAATAATCACATGTCCTATGCGGTGCAGTGGTTTCTCTTTGCGGCTATCGCGCTGGTGATTTTCCTGCTGGCGTTACGCGGTCGCAACAAGAGCGTTGCCCAATCCGGCAACTTGTCCTAA
- the thrC gene encoding threonine synthase — protein MDYISTRGAASPLNFEQVTLAGLAGDGGLYVPESWPSFSHEDISAMAGLSYVEVAVRVMQPFVGDALDEAELRDLCEQAYGRFSHAAVTPLVQLDGRQWLLELFHGPTLAFKDVALQILGLFFEKFLARQDKHLTVVGATSGDTGSAAIDALAGRDKVDIFMLHPDGRISDVQRRQMTTVRAPNVHNIAIDGSFDDAQAMVKRMFADQGVTDRFSISAVNSINWARLMAQVVYYFYAASQLGAPYRKIAFSVPTGNFGDVFAGYVAAQMGLPVERLIVATNVNDILHRALSAGDYSTGTVTPTAAPSMDIQISSNFERLLFDLEGRDGSKTAARMADFENSHRMQLETGMRDKAASLFTSHRVDPDDMALAMRWAQDKAGQIIDPHSAIGLSAAQNTDLDPAVPVVTLATAHPAKFPDAVERATGIRPALPRRVGDLFDREEKYTKLPGDYDAVKEFVMSNATPTDG, from the coding sequence ATGGACTATATCTCTACCAGAGGCGCTGCGTCGCCATTGAATTTCGAACAAGTAACCCTGGCCGGACTGGCTGGCGATGGCGGGCTCTATGTGCCCGAGTCATGGCCTTCGTTCAGCCACGAGGACATATCCGCCATGGCGGGGCTTTCCTATGTCGAGGTTGCCGTCCGGGTGATGCAGCCCTTTGTCGGCGACGCGCTGGACGAAGCGGAATTGCGGGATTTGTGCGAACAGGCCTATGGCCGTTTTTCCCATGCTGCGGTAACGCCGCTGGTTCAGCTTGACGGGCGGCAATGGCTGCTCGAACTGTTCCACGGCCCGACCCTGGCATTCAAGGATGTCGCGCTGCAGATACTCGGCCTGTTTTTCGAAAAATTCCTGGCCCGGCAGGACAAGCATCTGACGGTGGTCGGGGCGACTTCCGGTGACACCGGCTCGGCGGCGATCGACGCACTGGCGGGGCGGGACAAGGTCGATATTTTCATGCTCCATCCCGATGGCCGGATTTCCGATGTCCAGCGGCGGCAGATGACCACGGTACGCGCACCCAATGTCCACAATATCGCTATCGACGGCAGCTTCGATGATGCGCAGGCGATGGTGAAGCGGATGTTTGCGGATCAGGGCGTCACCGACCGATTCTCGATTTCGGCGGTCAATTCGATCAACTGGGCGCGGCTGATGGCGCAGGTCGTCTATTATTTCTATGCGGCCAGCCAACTGGGCGCGCCGTATCGCAAGATCGCCTTTTCGGTGCCGACCGGCAATTTCGGCGATGTCTTCGCCGGCTATGTCGCGGCGCAAATGGGACTGCCGGTCGAGCGGCTGATCGTGGCTACCAATGTCAATGACATCCTGCACCGGGCGCTGAGCGCGGGGGACTATTCCACCGGCACCGTGACGCCGACCGCGGCGCCTTCGATGGACATCCAGATCAGCAGCAATTTCGAGCGGTTGCTGTTCGACCTGGAAGGCCGCGACGGCAGCAAAACCGCGGCGCGTATGGCCGATTTCGAAAACAGCCACAGGATGCAGCTGGAGACCGGCATGCGGGACAAGGCGGCGTCGCTGTTCACCAGCCACCGCGTCGATCCGGATGATATGGCGCTGGCGATGCGCTGGGCGCAGGACAAGGCGGGACAGATTATCGATCCGCATAGCGCCATCGGCCTTTCGGCGGCACAGAATACCGATCTCGATCCGGCGGTTCCGGTGGTTACTCTGGCAACGGCCCACCCGGCAAAATTCCCCGATGCGGTGGAAAGGGCAACCGGTATCCGTCCGGCGCTGCCACGGCGAGTGGGCGACCTTTTCGACCGCGAGGAAAAATATACGAAACTGCCGGGTGACTATGACGCGGTGAAGGAATTTGTCATGTCCAACGCCACGCCCACCGATGGCTGA
- a CDS encoding DUF983 domain-containing protein — protein MTDTENEKGQPDVLPAALFGLCPRCGQKTLFANLTRFSDNCRACGLDYSVYNVGDGPAAFLTLIVGAVILGLALAIEANFHPSIWVHIMLWVPLTVAAVVGSLRVSKALLLILEHRNQAREGSIDGGEAP, from the coding sequence TTGACCGATACCGAAAATGAAAAAGGGCAGCCGGATGTTCTTCCTGCTGCCCTTTTTGGTCTCTGCCCCCGTTGCGGGCAAAAGACGCTGTTCGCCAATCTGACGAGATTCTCGGACAATTGCCGGGCCTGCGGACTCGACTATAGCGTGTATAATGTCGGGGACGGTCCGGCGGCCTTTCTGACATTGATTGTCGGAGCCGTGATCCTGGGACTGGCACTTGCAATCGAGGCGAATTTCCATCCGTCGATCTGGGTGCATATCATGCTCTGGGTTCCGCTTACCGTCGCCGCGGTGGTTGGTTCTCTGCGCGTGTCCAAGGCATTGTTGCTGATTCTCGAACATCGTAATCAGGCCCGGGAAGGCAGTATCGACGGTGGCGAGGCCCCATGA
- a CDS encoding heme o synthase codes for MTTASQTIQGLASAKDLFALTKPRVMSLVIFTALCGLLAAPGTIHPVIGFTAILAISLGAGASAALNQWYEADIDAVMKRTQGRPLPAGRMDRETALHFGIGLSVFSVLLMGVAVNWFSAIFLAFSIFFYAVVYTIWLKRSTAQNIVIGGAAGAFPPAIGWAAVTGDVTLMPILLFAIIFFWTPPHFWALALFVNSDYSKAGIPMMPVVAGRQSTRTQIFGYSLILAAVAIAPFALGLAGPVYGGASIVLSTIFCVFSWQVGRSKTTEPEDMAAEKRLFKFSILYLFALFAAVVADRMIFA; via the coding sequence ATGACCACTGCGTCGCAAACCATACAAGGCCTGGCCAGCGCGAAGGATCTCTTCGCGCTGACCAAGCCGCGCGTGATGTCGCTGGTCATTTTCACTGCTCTTTGTGGTTTGCTGGCAGCGCCGGGTACGATTCACCCGGTCATCGGCTTCACTGCAATACTCGCGATCAGCCTTGGCGCAGGGGCTTCGGCCGCGCTCAACCAATGGTATGAAGCCGATATCGATGCAGTGATGAAGCGGACGCAGGGCCGGCCACTGCCTGCCGGGCGGATGGATCGCGAAACCGCGCTGCATTTCGGCATTGGCCTTTCGGTCTTCTCGGTTTTGCTGATGGGCGTCGCGGTCAACTGGTTCAGTGCGATCTTTCTCGCCTTCTCGATTTTCTTCTATGCCGTCGTCTATACCATCTGGCTGAAGCGCAGCACTGCGCAGAATATCGTGATCGGCGGTGCCGCCGGGGCGTTTCCGCCAGCAATCGGCTGGGCGGCTGTGACCGGTGATGTGACGTTGATGCCGATATTGCTGTTCGCCATCATCTTTTTCTGGACACCGCCGCATTTCTGGGCGCTCGCGTTGTTTGTGAACAGCGATTATTCCAAGGCGGGCATTCCGATGATGCCGGTGGTTGCCGGCCGGCAGTCGACCCGCACGCAGATTTTCGGTTACAGCCTGATCCTGGCAGCGGTAGCCATCGCGCCTTTCGCTCTTGGTCTGGCCGGGCCGGTCTACGGCGGCGCATCGATCGTGCTCAGCACAATATTCTGTGTGTTCTCCTGGCAGGTTGGGCGCAGCAAAACCACCGAACCGGAAGACATGGCGGCGGAAAAGCGCCTGTTCAAATTCTCGATCCTGTATCTCTTCGCGCTGTTCGCAGCGGTTGTCGCGGACCGGATGATATTCGCATGA
- a CDS encoding fasciclin domain-containing protein: protein MRISPKMILTTTAVIALAACSTEAPQAAVDEGAADAMMDSATTAEAGTIVDVAVGNADFSTLVTAVTAADLATTLASEGPFTVFAPTNDAFAKVDADTLSALLTPEMKADLTALLTYHVVAGELKAADVVKAITDGGGIATLTTVQGGELKAMLDGDSVILEDAAGGKSTVIMTDVEASNGVIHAIDTVVMPG from the coding sequence ATGCGTATTTCCCCCAAAATGATACTGACGACAACGGCCGTTATCGCGCTTGCGGCTTGCTCTACCGAAGCGCCCCAGGCTGCGGTTGATGAAGGAGCCGCCGACGCAATGATGGATTCGGCGACGACCGCCGAAGCCGGAACCATTGTCGATGTTGCGGTAGGCAATGCTGATTTTTCGACACTTGTGACCGCAGTAACGGCGGCTGACCTTGCCACGACGCTGGCCAGCGAGGGGCCATTTACCGTTTTTGCACCGACCAATGATGCCTTCGCCAAGGTTGATGCAGACACGTTGAGCGCCTTGCTTACTCCCGAAATGAAGGCCGATCTGACCGCTTTGCTGACCTATCACGTGGTCGCAGGCGAATTGAAGGCGGCTGATGTCGTCAAGGCAATCACCGATGGCGGCGGCATCGCGACCTTGACCACCGTGCAGGGCGGCGAGCTGAAAGCCATGCTGGACGGCGATTCGGTCATTCTCGAAGATGCTGCCGGCGGCAAGTCGACGGTCATAATGACCGATGTCGAGGCGTCCAACGGGGTTATCCACGCGATCGATACCGTGGTCATGCCGGGATAA
- a CDS encoding SDR family oxidoreductase, with translation MTRPLALVTGGVKRVGAAIAARLSDAGYALALHGNSDAVPEAGLAKKLEDTNCPWSGFQQDFLDEGAADRLMDAVVDHFGRTPDLIVNSASIFGQDDVAAIREQDLQEHLRVNSMVPVLLATALHRRRSGDSERACVIHILDQRIRNPNRDQLSYTLSKQALAGSVRSLAVACADRLRVNGVAPGLTLTAGEYGEEQLANITAMMPLDRLPDPEDIADAVLYLAHAKAVTGQIVHIDGGASLKSFERDFVHLGKD, from the coding sequence ATGACCAGACCGCTGGCGCTCGTCACGGGTGGCGTGAAGCGGGTCGGTGCGGCGATCGCCGCACGACTGTCCGATGCCGGCTATGCGCTGGCTTTGCATGGCAACAGCGATGCTGTCCCCGAAGCCGGGCTGGCCAAAAAGCTTGAAGATACGAATTGTCCATGGTCCGGTTTCCAGCAGGATTTTCTGGATGAGGGGGCCGCCGACAGGCTGATGGACGCTGTTGTCGATCATTTTGGCCGGACGCCGGACCTGATCGTGAACAGCGCTTCGATCTTCGGTCAGGATGATGTTGCCGCAATCCGGGAACAGGATCTGCAGGAGCATCTGCGGGTCAACAGCATGGTACCGGTGCTGCTGGCCACGGCTCTTCACCGGCGCCGGTCCGGGGATAGCGAACGGGCCTGCGTGATACACATATTGGACCAGCGCATTCGCAACCCCAATCGCGACCAGCTGAGCTATACACTGTCAAAACAGGCTCTGGCCGGTTCGGTCCGTTCGCTGGCTGTGGCCTGTGCTGACAGGCTCCGCGTCAATGGTGTTGCGCCGGGTCTGACGCTGACGGCGGGGGAATATGGCGAGGAGCAGCTTGCCAATATCACTGCAATGATGCCGCTCGACCGCCTTCCCGACCCGGAGGATATTGCCGACGCAGTCCTCTATCTGGCCCACGCCAAAGCGGTTACCGGGCAGATCGTCCACATCGATGGTGGTGCCAGCCTGAAGAGCTTCGAGCGCGACTTCGTCCATCTTGGCAAGGACTGA
- a CDS encoding dihydroneopterin aldolase, with product MTDTLLLEVNDLDVDVLTGIYSEETHLPQPLRISIAAELKVQERYEADTPLDHSKNYMDLKHAASDALPEGVHFKLIEAVADHIIETLFLQDKNILRVTVKIVKLLISEKGEQIGITLSRGRK from the coding sequence ATGACAGACACATTGCTTCTGGAGGTCAACGATCTCGATGTCGACGTGCTCACCGGAATCTATTCCGAAGAGACGCATTTGCCGCAGCCGCTGCGTATTTCGATCGCCGCCGAACTGAAGGTACAGGAGCGCTACGAAGCGGACACGCCGCTCGACCATTCGAAAAATTATATGGACCTGAAACATGCCGCCTCGGATGCGCTGCCCGAAGGCGTGCATTTCAAGCTGATCGAGGCGGTGGCCGATCATATCATCGAGACGCTGTTCCTGCAGGACAAGAATATTCTCCGGGTCACGGTGAAGATCGTCAAGCTGCTGATCTCCGAAAAAGGGGAGCAGATCGGCATCACGCTTAGCCGGGGCCGGAAATGA